The proteins below come from a single Halobacteriovorax sp. DA5 genomic window:
- a CDS encoding sensor histidine kinase translates to MSIEEYKVLTRYVTTFAFAFFLYQASIGVYTSRKLLSRKVFWHIAMCLGAGSYAILIAVNTHVSDIKLSNFLLLTYWFFAYFTYYCYIKAIEGFLGQDIKLLKPAKIFCIGHSIFQVIGGFLYLLTDIDLMFIPRTTPPATLFTQALNLTIYPSVLVVVVGFFGIITILYTTVVIWSELNKRKGKEYLFKAGILITLFVSCWDTLIGTETIGYLVPIYYLGYVFESMRFNMYYQDLAFTKMYNLEKDMVKLSKVAQFGFASASIAHDIRNHLFVLGTTNDRLEKMVDKELSPYTQKLRRHIGKILEVTDLYMNIFKKNYSSSKEKISVSQITQDALELVSDKIARHSVRVEIEMDDFAIEGNETELSLCLVNLIKNSLDEIKTTDSPWIKVVASSTERFIKVIDSGKGIPAKVQEGIFELGHSKKKCGNGHGVGLAITKQIIERSGYKLFIDNDSENTTFVINF, encoded by the coding sequence ATGAGCATCGAAGAATATAAGGTACTTACTAGATATGTAACGACCTTCGCATTTGCGTTTTTCTTATACCAAGCTTCTATAGGGGTTTATACCTCTAGAAAGTTGCTTAGTCGTAAGGTCTTCTGGCATATCGCAATGTGTTTGGGAGCAGGCTCATACGCCATCCTAATTGCCGTCAATACTCACGTTTCAGATATTAAGCTTTCAAATTTTCTTCTACTCACTTACTGGTTCTTCGCATATTTCACTTATTATTGTTATATAAAGGCAATTGAAGGCTTTCTTGGTCAGGATATAAAGTTATTAAAGCCGGCCAAGATTTTTTGTATAGGTCATTCTATTTTCCAAGTTATAGGAGGTTTCCTTTACCTGTTAACAGATATCGACCTTATGTTTATTCCTCGCACAACTCCTCCAGCAACTCTTTTTACTCAAGCATTAAACTTAACTATATATCCAAGCGTTTTAGTTGTTGTTGTCGGATTTTTTGGAATTATAACAATTCTTTATACGACGGTTGTGATTTGGAGTGAGTTAAATAAGAGAAAGGGCAAGGAGTATCTCTTTAAAGCAGGTATTCTTATTACTTTATTTGTATCTTGTTGGGATACATTAATTGGTACTGAAACAATTGGATATCTAGTGCCGATCTATTACCTAGGTTATGTCTTTGAATCAATGCGTTTTAATATGTACTATCAAGACTTGGCCTTTACTAAAATGTACAATCTTGAAAAAGATATGGTTAAGCTTTCTAAAGTTGCTCAATTTGGTTTTGCTTCTGCAAGTATTGCTCATGACATAAGAAATCATCTCTTTGTCTTAGGTACGACTAACGATAGACTTGAAAAAATGGTAGATAAGGAACTTTCTCCTTATACGCAAAAGCTGCGTCGTCATATTGGAAAGATCCTTGAAGTAACTGACCTTTATATGAATATTTTTAAAAAGAATTATTCATCATCGAAAGAAAAGATCTCTGTTTCCCAAATAACACAAGATGCTCTTGAACTAGTTAGTGATAAGATTGCACGTCATAGTGTAAGAGTTGAAATAGAAATGGATGATTTTGCAATTGAGGGAAATGAAACGGAACTTAGTCTTTGCTTGGTTAATCTCATTAAAAACTCTTTAGATGAGATTAAAACTACGGATTCTCCATGGATTAAGGTCGTAGCATCTTCAACTGAGCGCTTTATTAAAGTTATCGATAGTGGAAAGGGGATACCGGCCAAGGTTCAAGAAGGTATCTTTGAGTTAGGACACTCGAAGAAGAAGTGCGGAAACGGACATGGAGTCGGCCTTGCTATTACTAAGCAGATTATTGAGCGCTCGGGATATAAGCTATTTATCGATAATGATAGTGAAAACACTACCTTCGTCATTAATTTTTAG
- a CDS encoding HAMP domain-containing sensor histidine kinase, with translation MSLDIYIYITRYLTIFFLAFFTYQFFSGLVSSYTIKERSSLWYTQMCLFSAMYCLFFTINTHVTDIKTSNAILNLLWIFAFIAFYCYMHAIEAFLGKGLKLLKIPKVVIFVLTIVQFISLGSYFIFDSSFIFTGQIIVNESFFYQSAQIAMSPNIFGQIVGSLGALSVFFASAVIWKELEKSNSKEYLLKIGIILTILSVINDTCLSLEVSGTLIPIYYLANAFEAVRFNFFYRKLAFEKLYNLENEVIRLSKVAQFGFAAASIAHDIKNHIFVIKVKTSSLLRNKTEDKQRAYEEILKHNDKLLEITDLYMNIFKNNIASKKEDYSSLEIIQDIEELVSPKFEATNVKFEIVADEFIIHCNKTEIVISVVNLIRNALEAVQSHDGTNKWVKLMFKGHDKSIHVVDSGGGIEPRTAEHIFEFGFTYNKESSGHGIGLAITKELLSRSGFNLWLNDKSPNTTFTIDQSE, from the coding sequence GTGAGCCTTGATATCTATATTTATATTACACGTTATCTCACGATATTTTTCTTGGCCTTCTTCACTTATCAATTCTTTTCAGGATTGGTTAGCTCTTACACTATTAAGGAACGTTCTAGTCTTTGGTATACGCAGATGTGTCTCTTCTCTGCTATGTACTGTCTATTCTTCACTATAAATACCCATGTTACAGATATTAAGACGTCAAATGCCATTTTAAATCTCTTGTGGATTTTTGCATTTATCGCTTTCTATTGTTATATGCATGCAATTGAAGCATTCTTGGGTAAGGGCCTAAAACTTTTAAAAATTCCTAAGGTTGTTATTTTCGTCCTTACTATTGTTCAATTCATATCTTTGGGATCTTATTTCATCTTTGATAGTAGCTTTATCTTTACAGGCCAGATTATTGTAAATGAGTCATTCTTTTATCAGTCGGCCCAGATTGCAATGTCTCCGAATATCTTCGGACAAATTGTCGGCAGCCTAGGTGCTCTTTCAGTTTTCTTTGCAAGTGCTGTTATTTGGAAAGAGTTAGAGAAATCGAACTCGAAAGAATACTTATTAAAAATAGGGATTATCTTAACTATTTTATCGGTAATTAATGACACATGCCTAAGTCTAGAGGTTTCAGGTACCCTCATTCCAATCTATTATTTAGCAAATGCATTTGAAGCCGTTAGATTTAACTTCTTTTACCGAAAACTTGCTTTTGAAAAATTATATAATCTTGAAAATGAAGTCATTAGGCTCTCCAAGGTCGCCCAATTTGGTTTCGCTGCTGCAAGCATTGCTCACGATATAAAGAATCATATCTTTGTTATCAAGGTAAAGACTAGCTCGCTTCTTCGAAATAAAACCGAAGATAAGCAGAGGGCCTATGAGGAAATCTTAAAACACAATGATAAACTTCTTGAGATAACTGATCTCTATATGAATATTTTTAAAAATAATATTGCCTCAAAGAAAGAGGACTATTCTAGTTTAGAGATTATTCAAGATATTGAAGAATTAGTGTCTCCTAAGTTTGAGGCCACTAATGTGAAGTTTGAAATTGTGGCAGATGAATTTATTATTCACTGTAATAAAACAGAAATAGTCATCTCTGTGGTTAATCTCATCAGAAATGCTCTTGAAGCTGTACAAAGTCATGATGGTACAAATAAGTGGGTGAAGCTAATGTTTAAAGGGCATGATAAATCAATTCATGTCGTTGATAGTGGGGGCGGAATCGAGCCTCGTACTGCTGAGCATATTTTTGAATTTGGCTTTACTTATAATAAGGAGAGCAGCGGCCATGGAATTGGGCTTGCCATTACTAAGGAGCTCTTAAGTCGCTCCGGCTTTAATTTGTGGCTAAATGATAAATCACCCAATACAACCTTTACGATTGATCAGAGTGAATAA
- a CDS encoding TIGR01777 family oxidoreductase, producing the protein MGIIITGATGLIGRELIHELAIHGHEDIRVLSRNPEKAQASFNIPIKCFYWDPQKGEVDKDAFNSVDTIIHLAGENIGARRWSKKQKEEIVNSRVLSTRLLVNTINENKTSIKKFISASAIGIYGNRSGDQVLDEQAGFGSDFLAKTCIAWEKETERLTNKDILVNHVRTGIVLASNGGALEKMLIPFKLGVAGKLGSGKQMMSWIHLADMVAIYRFLVENDFEESAFNAVAPKAYSNSNFTRVMGKVLKRPTILPAPGFALKIALGEMSTLVLDGQNVYPKNLLDKGYSFKFENLEDALQNLVGLEKEFKQVQWVERPLDEVFGFFSDEKNLETITPDSLSFKVLGKSTPQIEAGTIIDYQLSLYGLPFKWKTEISSYDQNNEFTDTQLKGPYKKWVHTHGFKVYANGTLMTDNVSYMVPMGQLGSMVAGAFVKKDINKIFNYRSQKLYKIFGETNNHAE; encoded by the coding sequence ATGGGAATTATAATTACTGGTGCAACAGGGCTTATCGGCCGTGAATTAATTCATGAATTGGCCATTCATGGCCATGAAGATATTCGAGTACTGAGTCGAAATCCTGAGAAGGCACAGGCTTCTTTTAATATTCCAATCAAATGCTTTTACTGGGATCCACAAAAAGGTGAAGTCGATAAAGACGCATTTAATTCTGTAGATACTATCATTCATCTTGCTGGTGAAAATATTGGTGCAAGAAGATGGTCTAAAAAACAGAAAGAAGAAATCGTAAACTCTCGAGTGTTATCAACTCGACTACTCGTCAACACTATAAACGAAAATAAAACTTCGATTAAAAAATTTATTAGCGCAAGTGCGATAGGAATCTATGGCAATCGAAGTGGAGATCAAGTCTTAGATGAGCAAGCAGGCTTTGGAAGTGACTTTCTCGCTAAGACTTGTATTGCATGGGAAAAAGAAACAGAGAGACTCACTAATAAGGATATCTTGGTTAATCATGTAAGAACAGGGATAGTGCTCGCAAGCAATGGCGGTGCTCTTGAAAAGATGCTCATCCCATTTAAACTAGGAGTCGCAGGAAAGCTTGGTAGTGGGAAACAGATGATGAGCTGGATTCATCTCGCAGATATGGTGGCAATCTATCGCTTTCTTGTTGAAAATGACTTCGAAGAAAGTGCATTTAATGCGGTTGCTCCAAAAGCCTATTCAAATTCTAATTTTACAAGAGTAATGGGAAAAGTTTTAAAACGACCAACAATCCTTCCTGCTCCAGGTTTTGCTTTAAAGATAGCACTTGGAGAAATGTCGACATTAGTGTTAGACGGACAAAACGTTTACCCAAAGAATCTCTTAGATAAAGGCTATTCATTCAAATTTGAAAATCTGGAAGATGCGCTACAAAATCTGGTGGGTTTAGAAAAAGAATTTAAACAAGTTCAATGGGTAGAAAGGCCACTAGATGAGGTTTTCGGCTTCTTTAGTGACGAGAAAAATCTTGAAACAATAACGCCAGATTCTTTAAGTTTTAAAGTCCTAGGAAAAAGTACTCCACAAATAGAAGCAGGAACAATTATTGATTATCAACTAAGTCTTTATGGCCTGCCATTTAAGTGGAAAACAGAAATATCAAGTTATGATCAAAATAATGAATTTACTGATACTCAGTTAAAAGGCCCTTATAAAAAATGGGTTCATACCCATGGATTTAAGGTATACGCAAACGGTACTTTAATGACAGATAATGTTTCCTACATGGTTCCCATGGGACAACTAGGTAGTATGGTCGCAGGTGCCTTTGTCAAAAAAGATATTAATAAAATTTTTAACTATCGTAGCCAAAAATTATACAAAATTTTTGGTGAGACTAATAACCATGCTGAATAA
- a CDS encoding lipocalin family protein, translated as MKKLMLLIAILSSSLTFSGSSLPLDTVDYVDLQSYLGKWYEIARFEQSFQKGCAAVTANYSLRSDGDIEVLNTCRQGSPTGELKTAKARAWVVDKETNAKLKVQFFLRGIKLPIFAGNYWILDLGENYEYAMVGDSSRKYLWILSRTKELDEKIYLELIAKAKDLHFDVSKLIKTKH; from the coding sequence ATGAAGAAGCTCATGTTACTTATTGCCATTTTATCAAGTTCACTAACTTTCTCTGGATCGTCACTTCCACTAGATACTGTCGATTATGTTGATCTACAAAGCTATCTTGGTAAGTGGTATGAAATTGCTCGCTTTGAACAGAGTTTTCAAAAAGGCTGTGCTGCAGTTACAGCAAATTACAGTCTACGTTCTGATGGTGATATCGAAGTTTTAAATACGTGTCGCCAAGGTTCACCAACAGGAGAATTAAAAACTGCCAAGGCCCGTGCTTGGGTTGTTGATAAAGAAACTAATGCTAAGTTAAAGGTACAATTCTTTCTACGTGGAATTAAGCTGCCAATCTTTGCAGGAAATTATTGGATCTTAGATCTAGGCGAAAATTACGAATACGCTATGGTTGGAGATAGTTCAAGAAAGTATCTGTGGATTCTTTCAAGAACAAAAGAACTTGATGAGAAGATCTACCTTGAGCTTATTGCCAAGGCGAAAGATCTTCACTTTGATGTTTCTAAACTAATTAAAACAAAGCACTAA
- a CDS encoding MerR family transcriptional regulator: MKQNVAIRIISGICNVQPHTIRMWEKRYNAFSPIRDEGGQRLYGPEDLARAKMIASLIKSGQTISKVARLSLDELKELSIAISESSLSEEDKVAQSIDKLFSALAIYEIESVRNEIEFLRLSLSAQDFIFSVVLPVMQKIGRLVFEGSYSVTQEHIISTIIRDQMSQIRLPNNDLNGRYVLATPEGNLHELSIMIADILCRTRRVGTYYLGAANPAECLAEAINALNCKGLILGAVSSDSWDYFKSIIPYLQKIDDRLERQIEVVIGGGYPIELPEFKNIQLVEIIGDFETFDNTFLAKVA, encoded by the coding sequence ATGAAGCAAAATGTAGCAATTCGAATAATATCAGGTATTTGTAATGTTCAGCCTCACACAATTCGCATGTGGGAGAAGAGATACAATGCTTTTAGCCCAATTCGCGATGAGGGCGGTCAACGTTTGTATGGCCCAGAAGACTTGGCCCGCGCCAAGATGATTGCTTCACTCATTAAGTCTGGGCAAACCATCTCCAAAGTAGCGAGGCTGTCTTTAGACGAGCTTAAAGAACTTAGTATTGCTATTAGTGAATCAAGTCTCTCTGAAGAAGATAAGGTTGCTCAATCAATTGATAAGCTCTTTTCAGCATTAGCTATATACGAAATTGAAAGTGTGAGAAATGAAATAGAGTTTCTAAGGTTAAGTCTTAGTGCCCAAGACTTTATCTTCTCAGTAGTTCTACCAGTTATGCAAAAAATTGGAAGACTTGTCTTTGAAGGAAGTTACAGTGTTACTCAAGAACATATTATTTCGACGATTATACGCGATCAAATGAGCCAGATACGTCTTCCTAATAATGATCTAAATGGACGTTATGTTCTTGCAACTCCGGAAGGAAATTTGCATGAGCTTTCAATTATGATTGCAGATATTCTATGTCGAACAAGAAGGGTTGGAACTTACTATCTAGGTGCCGCAAATCCAGCAGAGTGTCTTGCTGAAGCAATCAATGCCCTAAACTGCAAGGGGCTCATCCTAGGTGCTGTTTCATCTGATAGCTGGGATTACTTTAAGAGTATTATTCCATATCTTCAAAAAATTGACGACAGACTTGAGCGTCAGATTGAAGTCGTTATTGGTGGAGGCTATCCAATAGAGCTTCCTGAATTCAAAAATATTCAGCTTGTCGAGATTATTGGTGATTTCGAGACTTTTGATAATACTTTCCTCGCAAAAGTGGCCTAA
- a CDS encoding deoxyribodipyrimidine photo-lyase codes for MRKKEEVNIFWFRRDLRLRDNRGLLYALQSNKPVIPIFIFDKNILSKLKDEDDLRVSFIHDAIQELKEELIELGSDILVYHSTPEEAYKDLCETYTIEEVFTNEDYEPYAIKRDNKVEKILKSEDIKFSRYKDHCIFAKNDILKEDGKPYVVYTPFKNKWLSTLAPKDIATIETHKFFNNFHKFKAKGFPSLNELGFTYNEKAKDQVKTIKGKIIDSYDQNRDIPALDATSKLGIHLRFGTVSPRKCAQVGFKRNQVWLSELIWREFFIQIMYHFPHVIDGPFREKYGQIKWNNDKNLFKKWCEGKTGYPIVDAGMRELNETGHMHNRVRMIAASFLVKDLLIDWRWGEEYFARKLNDFELASNNGNWQWVAGTGCDAAPYFRIFNPYTQQKKFDPDFKYIKKWVPEYGTSEYPNEIIDHKIAYHETLKAYKACE; via the coding sequence ATGAGAAAGAAAGAAGAAGTTAATATATTTTGGTTTAGAAGAGACTTAAGACTTAGAGATAATCGTGGTTTACTCTATGCCCTTCAGTCTAATAAACCAGTTATACCGATCTTTATCTTTGATAAAAATATTCTTTCCAAGTTAAAAGATGAAGATGACCTAAGAGTAAGCTTCATTCACGATGCAATTCAAGAACTCAAGGAAGAACTAATTGAACTAGGAAGTGATATTCTTGTATATCACTCAACTCCAGAAGAAGCATACAAAGATTTATGTGAAACCTATACTATTGAGGAAGTTTTTACAAATGAGGACTATGAGCCTTATGCGATAAAAAGAGATAACAAAGTTGAAAAGATTCTAAAAAGTGAAGATATAAAATTCTCACGCTACAAAGACCACTGTATCTTTGCAAAAAATGATATTTTAAAAGAAGATGGTAAACCTTATGTTGTCTACACACCTTTTAAAAATAAGTGGCTTAGTACACTTGCACCAAAAGATATTGCAACAATTGAGACTCATAAATTCTTTAATAACTTTCACAAGTTTAAAGCGAAAGGCTTTCCAAGTTTAAATGAGCTAGGTTTTACTTACAATGAGAAGGCCAAGGATCAAGTGAAGACGATTAAAGGTAAGATCATCGATAGCTACGATCAAAACCGTGATATCCCAGCACTAGATGCAACCTCAAAGCTTGGTATACATCTACGCTTTGGAACAGTCTCTCCTCGAAAGTGTGCCCAAGTGGGCTTTAAGAGAAATCAAGTCTGGCTTAGTGAGCTAATTTGGCGAGAATTTTTCATTCAAATCATGTATCACTTCCCTCACGTGATCGATGGGCCATTTAGAGAAAAGTACGGCCAGATTAAGTGGAATAATGACAAGAATCTATTTAAAAAATGGTGTGAAGGAAAAACCGGTTATCCAATCGTTGATGCAGGAATGAGAGAGCTTAATGAGACAGGCCACATGCATAATCGCGTGCGAATGATTGCTGCCTCTTTTCTCGTGAAAGACCTTCTCATTGACTGGCGTTGGGGGGAGGAGTACTTTGCACGTAAATTGAATGACTTTGAGCTGGCCTCTAATAATGGTAATTGGCAATGGGTTGCAGGAACAGGGTGTGATGCCGCTCCATATTTTAGAATTTTTAATCCCTATACACAGCAAAAGAAATTTGATCCTGACTTTAAATATATAAAGAAATGGGTACCCGAGTACGGAACTTCAGAGTACCCTAATGAAATTATTGATCACAAAATTGCTTATCATGAAACACTAAAAGCCTATAAGGCCTGTGAGTAA
- a CDS encoding HAMP domain-containing sensor histidine kinase, with the protein MELDLYISFTRYLTTFVFSFFVYQFFASLANYYQIRDRNILWPAAMCISTACYCFVFAFNTHFINQKLSDFILIIFWICAYSSFYCYLRTVEVYFGHTVKGFSFAKTFCLFFVAVQVICSFTTLAFDFNFLFDKHNYVKDNLFAQTMHFYVSPNLLAKGLGGLGAIVVFYSCTMVWLELNRLRKRERLLRLGIIISFLVVLNDSLLGLEVTGAILPLYYFGNAFEAVRFNIYYRHLSYRKMYNLESEVIRLSKIAQFGFAAASIAHDIKNHIFIIKNSIDRLIRGRVLNHEETYLSIDKHTDKITEITNLYMDVFKKNTNSDKSDTTIKNVVEEALELVTIKFREAGVKLDVDISDFDLRCNPTEVTICLVNILKNTLEEVSPEGKYESPWVRIKTDANKRKLSIVDCGSGVINVSKQELFMLGYTTKGSAGGHGIGLAITKELLGRAGFKLDLDRNELNTTFVIDF; encoded by the coding sequence GTGGAGCTTGACTTATATATTTCATTTACAAGATATTTAACGACTTTTGTTTTTTCATTCTTCGTTTATCAATTTTTTGCTAGTCTTGCGAATTATTATCAAATACGAGATCGCAATATTCTTTGGCCGGCAGCTATGTGTATTTCAACGGCCTGTTATTGTTTTGTTTTTGCTTTTAACACGCATTTCATTAATCAGAAGCTGTCTGATTTTATTCTCATCATATTTTGGATTTGTGCATACTCATCATTTTACTGTTACTTAAGAACAGTTGAAGTGTACTTTGGACATACCGTTAAAGGCTTTTCATTTGCTAAAACGTTTTGTCTTTTCTTTGTAGCAGTTCAAGTTATTTGTTCGTTTACAACCCTTGCTTTTGATTTTAATTTTCTTTTTGATAAGCATAATTATGTAAAAGATAATCTCTTTGCTCAAACAATGCACTTTTATGTTTCACCAAACCTCCTTGCGAAGGGACTTGGTGGACTTGGTGCCATTGTCGTTTTTTATTCATGCACAATGGTCTGGTTGGAGTTAAATCGACTAAGAAAGAGAGAGCGCCTCTTGCGTCTTGGTATTATCATTAGCTTTTTAGTCGTTTTAAATGATTCACTCCTAGGCCTTGAGGTAACGGGAGCGATTCTTCCTCTTTATTACTTTGGGAATGCATTTGAAGCGGTTAGATTTAATATTTATTATCGCCATTTAAGCTATCGAAAAATGTATAATTTAGAGTCAGAGGTAATCAGGCTTTCTAAAATTGCACAATTTGGTTTTGCTGCTGCAAGTATTGCTCACGATATAAAAAATCACATCTTTATCATTAAAAATTCCATTGATCGATTAATTAGAGGGAGAGTGTTAAATCATGAAGAGACATATCTCTCAATTGATAAACATACTGATAAGATAACTGAAATAACCAATCTCTATATGGATGTTTTCAAAAAGAATACCAATAGTGATAAGTCTGATACGACGATAAAAAATGTCGTAGAGGAGGCCTTAGAGTTAGTTACCATTAAGTTTAGAGAGGCCGGAGTTAAATTGGATGTCGATATCTCTGATTTTGACTTACGCTGCAATCCAACTGAGGTAACAATTTGTTTGGTTAATATCTTAAAGAATACACTTGAAGAAGTGTCGCCTGAAGGTAAGTACGAGTCACCTTGGGTTAGGATTAAAACAGATGCAAATAAGCGTAAGTTATCGATTGTTGATTGCGGCAGTGGCGTAATCAATGTAAGTAAGCAAGAGCTCTTCATGCTAGGTTATACGACTAAGGGGAGCGCTGGAGGACATGGGATTGGACTTGCTATCACTAAGGAATTACTGGGACGAGCCGGATTTAAGCTTGATTTAGACCGTAATGAGCTTAATACGACGTTTGTGATAGATTTTTGA
- a CDS encoding S8 family serine peptidase, with amino-acid sequence MKIIPFFISLVSVTNILAAESCTLDDNVKICIEGTKKSISKYFEKTNGLSSEEFYLENRLIKQSFYTIEGEQISSIDYEYQNDSLFYKTVFNTQNNHVQSKVLIQKINNQDVILKEYGFDKRTHILESIDTIAEGVIVERKVINPEGEDYNYKFIYDDKRIIGFDVYNDDNVKIGDYIQNKMGEVAGGPHDATVKIAVIDSGFDHNHQDIQDHILVNNDETFNKRDNDSDGFIDNILGVHFDGDSDIKFMNPFSGFLPRTGAPSVQKAAVYGIPFETIKAKGTTGPITSHGTHVSSIALRGLKSASLLAFAGDFGESKYLDMISAKLQKSEVDFVNMSFSFPHQSLGLVDRKTYRSMQNLFLNNPEVVFFVAAGNDGRFLNGSRDCMYPACYTYPNVVTIGATTDSDWRNDENYEMADYSNYSSSFVDFFAPGTKVEAALLGDMKIRHSGTSMASPMALNMAAHLMEQNPNMSALEIVELMKEQSIKKNSIESKFGVIRPLPTSLR; translated from the coding sequence ATGAAAATAATCCCTTTTTTTATTTCCCTCGTTTCAGTTACTAATATCCTTGCAGCGGAGTCTTGCACTCTTGATGACAACGTCAAAATATGTATTGAAGGTACTAAGAAAAGTATTTCAAAATATTTTGAAAAGACTAATGGACTTTCTTCTGAAGAGTTCTATCTTGAAAATAGGTTAATAAAGCAAAGTTTTTATACGATTGAGGGAGAGCAAATCTCTAGTATCGATTATGAGTATCAAAATGATTCTTTATTCTATAAGACGGTCTTTAATACTCAAAATAATCATGTGCAGTCTAAGGTATTAATTCAAAAAATTAATAATCAAGATGTTATCTTAAAAGAGTACGGCTTTGATAAAAGAACACATATTCTAGAAAGTATCGACACTATCGCCGAAGGTGTAATTGTCGAGAGAAAAGTAATCAATCCTGAAGGTGAAGATTATAATTATAAATTTATCTATGATGACAAACGTATTATCGGATTTGATGTTTATAATGACGATAATGTAAAGATTGGTGATTATATTCAAAATAAGATGGGAGAGGTTGCAGGTGGCCCTCATGATGCGACTGTTAAGATTGCTGTTATCGACTCGGGTTTTGACCACAATCATCAGGACATACAAGATCATATTTTAGTTAATAATGATGAAACATTTAATAAGCGCGATAATGATAGTGACGGATTTATTGATAATATTTTGGGCGTCCATTTTGATGGTGATAGCGATATCAAGTTTATGAATCCATTTTCAGGATTCTTACCTCGAACGGGTGCTCCTTCTGTTCAAAAAGCTGCAGTTTACGGAATCCCATTTGAAACGATTAAGGCCAAGGGAACAACTGGTCCAATTACATCGCATGGAACGCATGTTTCTTCAATTGCATTACGTGGTTTAAAGTCGGCATCTCTTCTGGCCTTTGCTGGAGATTTTGGAGAGTCGAAATATCTCGATATGATTTCAGCAAAGCTACAGAAATCAGAAGTTGATTTCGTAAATATGAGTTTTTCATTTCCGCACCAGTCACTAGGGCTAGTTGATCGTAAAACATATCGAAGTATGCAAAACCTATTCTTGAACAATCCTGAGGTTGTCTTCTTTGTGGCCGCTGGAAATGATGGGCGCTTTCTGAATGGAAGCCGTGATTGTATGTATCCAGCTTGCTATACTTATCCTAATGTTGTGACTATTGGTGCTACAACAGATAGTGATTGGCGAAATGATGAAAATTATGAAATGGCAGATTATTCAAACTATAGTTCTAGCTTTGTTGACTTTTTTGCTCCAGGAACAAAAGTTGAGGCGGCCCTTCTTGGTGATATGAAAATACGTCACTCGGGAACATCGATGGCCTCGCCAATGGCCCTTAATATGGCGGCCCATCTTATGGAACAAAACCCTAATATGAGTGCATTAGAAATCGTTGAGTTAATGAAGGAACAGAGTATTAAGAAGAACTCAATTGAGTCAAAATTTGGAGTCATAAGACCTTTACCAACTAGCTTGAGATAA
- a CDS encoding DUF523 and DUF1722 domain-containing protein, translated as MSLRPKIAISSCLLGENIRYNGGHCREDWVYSELSKFVDFVPVCPEFEMGLGVPREEVHLFKVDKQSNEVRLRSKFTKKDLTEEANQVYQNIHARIANEEINGHIFTRKSPTCGTDNVKTITLSDENYVTKSTGLYAQYIMDTMPTLPFIDSGRIKNLELRENFVKKIFSHLRFQQLDGSIRELQLFHQMYKYSIMEHNQNNLRLLGGIAANHEKLDVSEVYSKYFKLFMETLDILPTRKNRLNACFHVFGYFKKDLTAHEKDILIKMMEDYKNGISNYLTVNSFLNILTNTHKKTYLQDQYIFGPYPKDLKLLKNIA; from the coding sequence ATGTCTTTGCGTCCTAAAATTGCCATAAGCTCTTGTCTGCTCGGTGAGAATATTCGCTATAATGGTGGTCATTGTCGTGAAGACTGGGTCTACTCTGAACTATCAAAATTTGTAGACTTTGTACCAGTATGCCCTGAGTTTGAAATGGGTCTAGGAGTTCCACGAGAAGAAGTACATTTGTTCAAAGTTGATAAACAATCTAATGAAGTACGCTTAAGATCAAAGTTTACTAAAAAAGACCTTACGGAAGAAGCAAATCAGGTTTATCAAAATATTCATGCACGTATAGCTAACGAGGAAATAAATGGTCATATTTTTACAAGAAAGTCCCCTACTTGTGGAACTGACAACGTAAAAACAATTACCCTTAGTGATGAAAACTACGTTACGAAATCAACAGGACTATATGCTCAATATATTATGGATACGATGCCAACTCTCCCATTTATTGACAGTGGTAGAATTAAAAATCTGGAGCTACGAGAAAACTTTGTAAAAAAAATATTCTCTCATTTAAGATTTCAACAACTCGATGGATCGATAAGAGAGCTACAACTATTTCATCAAATGTATAAGTACTCTATTATGGAACATAATCAGAACAACTTAAGACTCCTAGGTGGAATAGCTGCCAATCATGAAAAACTTGATGTTAGTGAAGTCTATTCAAAATACTTTAAGCTCTTCATGGAAACACTCGATATTCTCCCTACAAGAAAGAATCGACTAAATGCGTGTTTTCATGTTTTTGGCTATTTCAAGAAAGATCTCACAGCGCATGAGAAAGATATTCTCATAAAAATGATGGAAGACTATAAGAATGGAATATCTAACTATTTAACAGTTAATTCCTTTTTGAACATACTAACGAATACACACAAGAAAACTTACCTTCAAGATCAATACATTTTTGGGCCTTATCCAAAAGACTTGAAGCTTCTAAAAAATATTGCATAG